CGGGCCGCAACGGCGCTGTCCCGGACGGCGGTAAAGCCCCGGCCCACTCTTGATTTCATCATTCGGGCGGCGGCAAAGGTCAAAACGACCGTCACAAAAAGGATGACGTAGTATATCTGTTTTTCCGATGACAGAACAATCGGCCCCAGGGACACGTCTGTGTTCATGACGTGTCCGAACATGCTGTAGGGAGGGGTGTCGATGCCGTCCATGCCGCCGGTGAGGGATTTGGAGAGCCCCAAGACCTGTTCCACCGCAATGCCGAATCCCAGGGTGGCGATGGCAAGATACGGTCCCTCAAGCTTGAGGGCGGGAAGTCCCACGATAAAACCGAGGACCGCGGTAATAATCCCGGCGGAGAGGATCGCAATGGGAAACGGTGCGCCGATTTTCGTCATCAGGATTATCGAGGCGTATGCCCCGATGGCGAGAAATCCGGAATGCCCCAGGGAAATGAGCCCGGTATTTCCCACCACAATGTTGTACCCCACGGCGGTGATGATATTGATGAACAGGAGGTTCGCCACGAAGACGTAGTAATTGTGGGAGTCGCCCCGGGAGATCAGGGGAAAGAGGA
This genomic interval from Candidatus Zymogenaceae bacterium contains the following:
- a CDS encoding branched-chain amino acid ABC transporter permease, whose protein sequence is MIGEKDYFQEYRLLQDRPSRLLLSVLFIGLILFPLISRGDSHNYYVFVANLLFINIITAVGYNIVVGNTGLISLGHSGFLAIGAYASIILMTKIGAPFPIAILSAGIITAVLGFIVGLPALKLEGPYLAIATLGFGIAVEQVLGLSKSLTGGMDGIDTPPYSMFGHVMNTDVSLGPIVLSSEKQIYYVILFVTVVLTFAAARMMKSRVGRGFTAVRDSAVAARSLGVNVTYFKSLAFAVSAFYMGVAGSLNAHMVNHINPSQYGLMLSITMVAMIVVGGLGSITGSILGAVLFTLLHQILAAQDHLNAIITGLVMVLIIIFEPRGLSGVWRTMRGFFKRKQVVRGD